The following proteins come from a genomic window of Natronosalvus vescus:
- a CDS encoding sigma-70 region 4 domain-containing protein produces MSSEQASLVDFGPDLSPLTDAEREAYVACRENDVGVREFARRTDRRPGTIGNLLARAEARLEDGGGIA; encoded by the coding sequence GTGTCGAGTGAGCAAGCCAGCTTGGTGGACTTTGGGCCGGATCTCTCGCCACTCACCGACGCAGAACGCGAAGCGTACGTCGCCTGTCGCGAGAACGACGTCGGCGTTCGCGAGTTCGCTCGCCGAACCGACCGAAGGCCCGGCACGATCGGGAACCTACTCGCGCGTGCTGAAGCCCGCCTCGAGGACGGAGGTGGGATTGCGTGA
- a CDS encoding DUF7563 family protein yields MVIVAVSHWSPSSGSTCRHCGAHVTTQFTRVFGDDRDRAHRCGECDSYRRLSRGSGAGVDVAIPDPETSPGRHGGESP; encoded by the coding sequence GTGGTCATCGTGGCAGTAAGCCACTGGTCGCCCTCGAGCGGATCGACCTGCCGTCACTGTGGAGCCCACGTAACCACCCAGTTCACTCGGGTGTTCGGTGACGATCGCGACCGCGCCCACCGCTGTGGCGAGTGCGATTCCTACCGACGGCTGTCCCGCGGGAGCGGAGCGGGTGTCGACGTCGCGATTCCCGATCCAGAGACGTCGCCCGGTCGTCACGGGGGTGAGTCGCCTTGA
- a CDS encoding double zinc ribbon domain-containing protein yields the protein MGKITFRADDDLVDELEAFDASKSEVMREALRTYLDEHATGDVEVRSANETAGESLDAMLTERIDTLIANRLGEQPTPQANGQDVNVTISLEGDGTISSARASDDRTAADPRASPARNTSEQSQAQSRTCGQCGTGLASDHVFCPNCGEKATHRVFCDCGDEVRSDWAFCPGCGRRTPAADVLDSNQP from the coding sequence ATGGGAAAGATCACGTTCCGCGCAGACGACGACCTCGTCGACGAACTCGAGGCGTTCGACGCCTCCAAGAGCGAGGTCATGCGCGAGGCACTGCGAACGTACCTGGACGAACACGCGACGGGCGACGTGGAGGTACGTTCGGCGAACGAGACTGCCGGTGAGAGTCTCGACGCCATGCTCACGGAACGGATCGATACCCTGATAGCGAACAGACTGGGGGAGCAACCGACGCCACAGGCCAACGGCCAGGACGTCAACGTCACCATCTCCCTCGAGGGCGATGGTACGATCTCCTCCGCCCGCGCGAGTGACGATCGAACGGCGGCCGACCCACGGGCGTCACCAGCACGTAATACGTCCGAGCAGAGTCAGGCGCAGTCGCGTACGTGTGGACAGTGTGGAACCGGCCTCGCGTCAGATCACGTCTTCTGCCCGAACTGCGGGGAAAAGGCCACGCATCGCGTGTTCTGTGACTGCGGGGACGAAGTACGCTCGGACTGGGCGTTCTGTCCCGGCTGCGGCCG